From Etheostoma cragini isolate CJK2018 chromosome 14, CSU_Ecrag_1.0, whole genome shotgun sequence, the proteins below share one genomic window:
- the LOC117957260 gene encoding tumor necrosis factor-like — MCVGVWCVRSSPVLVFLPHQIKSPLTKSDITGVSQEVTLLKGPIAKCQSTNQRDSRRAQLHLKLKKELIKTMEGECKVQLEAAVDTEARTQTLRVKPSSKLTTALLVFTLCLAAAAVAFLIVNRHAKGPGPDEDNFDLHHTLRQISNVRAAIHLEGEYNPKRKTSVEWKKDVDQSHFQGGLELNNNEIIIPRRGLYFVYSQASFRVNCFSSDADDYTSKSMVHLSHTVKRWSKSYGADDSIKSYQTILHSVRTACQKNANSQRDEEGSWFSAVYMGAVFNLDKGDRLKTVMEEKMLQDLEDGPGKTFFGVFAL; from the exons ATGTGTGTAGGAGTGTGGTGTGTAAGATCCTCCCCGGTTTTGGTCTTTCTtcctcatcaaatcaaatctCCACTCACAAAGAGTGACATCACTGGAGTTTCCCAGGAGGTTACTCTTTTAAAAGGGCCAATAGCTAAGTGTCAATCAACAAACCAGAGAGACAGCAGAAGAGCTCAACTGCACTTGAAGTTAAAGAAGGAACTCATCAAAACAATGGAAGGAGAATGCAAGGTACAACTGGAAGCAGCTGTGGACACAGAAGCCAGGACACAGACACTGCGAGTCAAACCCAGCTCAAAACTAACCACAGCCCTGCTGGTGTTCACACTCTGcctagctgctgctgctgttgctttcCTCATCGTCAACAGGCATGCCAAG GGCCCAGGACCAGATGAAGACAATTTTG atctTCATCACACATTGAGGCAAATTTCAAATGTCAGAGCGGCCATTCATTTAGAAG GAGAATACAACCCTAAGAGGAAAACATCAGTGGAATGGAAGAAGGATGTGGACCAGTCCCACTTTCAAGGAGGGCTAGAACTTAACAACAATGAAATTATTATTCCTCGAAGAGGCCTCTACTTTGTTTACAGCCAAGCGTCTTTCCGGGTAAACTGCTTCAGCAGCGATGCTGATGACTACACCTCAAAGTCCATGGTCCACCTGAGCCACACTGTGAAGCGCTGGTCCAAATCGTATGGGGCTGACGACTCCATAAAGTCCTACCAGACCATCCTGCACTCTGTCCGTACTGCCTGCCAAAAGAATGCCAACAGCCAGCGAGACGAGGAGGGGAGCTGGTTCTCGGCCGTGTACATGGGAGCTGTGTTTAACCTAGACAAAGGAGACAGACTCAAGACGGTGATGGAAGAGAAGATgctgcaggacctggaagaTGGGCCAGGGAAGACATTCTTCGGTGTGTTTGCCTTGTGA
- the atat1 gene encoding alpha-tubulin N-acetyltransferase 1 isoform X1 translates to MEFSFDINQLFPERVSILDQTLVAGPNSVLRPDLQAHIATVIDELGRASAKAQQLPAAITSASKLQSQRHQLYLLKDGESNGGRGLVVGFLKVGYKKLFLLDRQGEHVEAEPLCVLDFYIAQNMQRHGYGLELFDFMLQHKKLEPVLMAYDRPSPKFLSFLAKHYCLTPSVPQANNFVVYEGFFLNRSGSPSSPLTDQGMYRFFGSVEKSSPKKARWRDQTLLFNGEGSGTSGRAGSSLAVCSSALPPAVGILPVLPLPQRGILPQQSASTSCSSFLPWGQQGPEPTVPSNRALQNKTHQFP, encoded by the exons ATGGAGTTTTCTTTTGATATTAACCAGTTATTCCCCGAGAGAGTCTCCATCTTGGACCAGACCCTTGTTGCAGGTCCTAATTCAGTACTAAG GCCAGATCTTCAAGCCCACATAGCAACAGTTATTGATGAACTTGGGAGAGCCTCAGCAAAG GCCCAACAGCTGCCAGCAGCTATAACAAGTGCCTCTAAGCTGCAATCCCAGAGGCATCAGCTCTACCTGCTGAAGGACGGAGAGAGCAACGG AGGACGTGGTTTGGTGGTGGGATTTCTCAAGGTCGGCTACAAGAAGTTATTTCTGCTC GACCGACAGGGTGAGCACGTAGAGGCAGAGCCcctgtgtgttttggatttCTACATAGCACAGAACATGCAGCGACATGGCTATGGGCTGGAGctctttgatttcatgttgcAG CACAAGAAATTAGAGCCGGTTCTGATGGCATACGACAGGCCCTCGCCTAAATTCCTGTCTTTCTTGGCCAAGCATTATTGCCTGACACCAAGTGTTCCTCAG GCCAATAACTTTGTGGTGTATGAGGGCTTCTTCCTCAACAGATCAG gctctccctcctctcctctgacgGATCAGGGGATGTACCGCTTTTT CGGCTCAGTTGAGAAAAGTTCCCCTAAAAAAGCCAGATGGAGAGATCAAACCCTACTCTTTAATGGCGAGGGAAG TGGTACGTCAGGAAGAGCGGGCTCGTCCCTGGCCGTTTGCTCCTCCGCACTCCCCCCAGCGGTCGGTATCCTCCCAGTGCTCCCACTCCCTCAGCGTGGAATCCTCCCCCAGCAGAGTGCCTCTACGAGCTGCTCCAGCTTCCTCCCCTGGGGGCAACAGGGACCAGAGCCCACAGTCCCCTCTAATCGAGCGTTGCAGAATAAGACGCACCAG TTCCCTTAA
- the atat1 gene encoding alpha-tubulin N-acetyltransferase 1 isoform X2: MEFSFDINQLFPERVSILDQTLVAGPNSVLRPDLQAHIATVIDELGRASAKAQQLPAAITSASKLQSQRHQLYLLKDGESNGGRGLVVGFLKVGYKKLFLLDRQGEHVEAEPLCVLDFYIAQNMQRHGYGLELFDFMLQHKKLEPVLMAYDRPSPKFLSFLAKHYCLTPSVPQANNFVVYEGFFLNRSAAQLRKVPLKKPDGEIKPYSLMAREVVRQEERARPWPFAPPHSPQRSVSSQCSHSLSVESSPSRVPLRAAPASSPGGNRDQSPQSPLIERCRIRRTSSLNRSHLGFH, encoded by the exons ATGGAGTTTTCTTTTGATATTAACCAGTTATTCCCCGAGAGAGTCTCCATCTTGGACCAGACCCTTGTTGCAGGTCCTAATTCAGTACTAAG GCCAGATCTTCAAGCCCACATAGCAACAGTTATTGATGAACTTGGGAGAGCCTCAGCAAAG GCCCAACAGCTGCCAGCAGCTATAACAAGTGCCTCTAAGCTGCAATCCCAGAGGCATCAGCTCTACCTGCTGAAGGACGGAGAGAGCAACGG AGGACGTGGTTTGGTGGTGGGATTTCTCAAGGTCGGCTACAAGAAGTTATTTCTGCTC GACCGACAGGGTGAGCACGTAGAGGCAGAGCCcctgtgtgttttggatttCTACATAGCACAGAACATGCAGCGACATGGCTATGGGCTGGAGctctttgatttcatgttgcAG CACAAGAAATTAGAGCCGGTTCTGATGGCATACGACAGGCCCTCGCCTAAATTCCTGTCTTTCTTGGCCAAGCATTATTGCCTGACACCAAGTGTTCCTCAG GCCAATAACTTTGTGGTGTATGAGGGCTTCTTCCTCAACAGATCAG CGGCTCAGTTGAGAAAAGTTCCCCTAAAAAAGCCAGATGGAGAGATCAAACCCTACTCTTTAATGGCGAGGGAAG TGGTACGTCAGGAAGAGCGGGCTCGTCCCTGGCCGTTTGCTCCTCCGCACTCCCCCCAGCGGTCGGTATCCTCCCAGTGCTCCCACTCCCTCAGCGTGGAATCCTCCCCCAGCAGAGTGCCTCTACGAGCTGCTCCAGCTTCCTCCCCTGGGGGCAACAGGGACCAGAGCCCACAGTCCCCTCTAATCGAGCGTTGCAGAATAAGACGCACCAG TTCCCTTAATAGATCTCATCTGGGCTTCCATTGA